In Hwangdonia lutea, a single window of DNA contains:
- a CDS encoding metal ABC transporter permease: protein MDITEYIKLVFSDYTLRTITLGTAILGAVTGMLGSFAVLRKQSLLGDAISHAALPGIALAFLITGAKDSNTLLLGALVSGLIGTFWIRGIITKTHLKSDTALGLILSLFFGFGMLLLTFIQKQPNANQAGLDKYLFGQAATLVVSDVWLMAIVTGICLMVLLLFWKEFKILLFDADYTKTLGFNTKFIDVLITTFIVLAIVLGLQTVGVVLMSALLLAPAAAARQWTNSLSTMILLAAVFGAFSGVFGTAISASQNNLSTGPIIVLVAAVFVVFSFVFSPSRGLLFKQIRFIKNRRDLELNKTLAFMYHIAETHENISHPHAIKILNNFQGYTRGSLQKLVKKNYVKLDGNMWSLTEEGFKTACNLYNQQTDE, encoded by the coding sequence ATGGATATAACAGAATACATAAAATTAGTATTCAGTGATTACACACTACGAACCATCACACTCGGAACAGCCATTTTAGGCGCGGTAACCGGTATGCTTGGTAGTTTCGCCGTACTCAGAAAACAAAGCCTTTTAGGTGATGCCATTTCACACGCAGCGCTACCGGGCATTGCCCTAGCGTTTTTAATTACAGGCGCAAAAGACAGCAACACACTTTTATTGGGTGCTTTGGTGAGCGGATTAATTGGAACGTTTTGGATTCGCGGTATCATCACCAAAACCCATTTAAAATCGGATACCGCCTTGGGTTTAATTCTCTCTTTATTCTTTGGATTTGGTATGTTACTACTTACCTTTATTCAAAAACAACCCAATGCCAATCAAGCCGGTTTGGATAAATATTTATTCGGACAAGCCGCTACTTTGGTGGTAAGCGATGTTTGGTTGATGGCCATAGTTACGGGCATTTGCCTCATGGTACTATTGCTCTTCTGGAAAGAATTTAAAATCCTATTATTTGATGCGGATTACACAAAAACCTTGGGTTTTAACACAAAGTTTATCGATGTTTTAATTACCACGTTTATTGTTTTGGCCATTGTTTTAGGCCTACAAACCGTTGGAGTGGTTTTAATGAGTGCTTTATTATTGGCGCCTGCTGCCGCTGCTAGACAATGGACAAACAGTTTAAGCACCATGATTTTGCTTGCTGCCGTATTTGGTGCTTTTTCAGGGGTTTTCGGAACTGCCATTAGTGCCAGCCAAAACAACCTATCAACAGGTCCTATTATTGTTTTGGTCGCCGCCGTATTTGTGGTGTTTTCGTTTGTATTTTCTCCAAGTCGTGGGTTGTTATTTAAACAAATCCGATTTATAAAAAACAGACGCGATTTAGAGCTTAATAAAACCTTGGCTTTTATGTATCATATTGCTGAAACGCACGAAAACATTTCGCATCCGCATGCCATCAAAATACTGAATAATTTTCAAGGCTACACCAGAGGAAGCCTTCAAAAACTAGTGAAAAAAAACTATGTAAAACTAGATGGAAACATGTGGAGTTTAACTGAAGAAGGCTTTAAAACCGCCTGTAATTTATACAATCAACAAACTGATGAATAG
- a CDS encoding metal ABC transporter permease, producing MNSAQIEIQLIASLVAIACAIPGTFLVLRKMAMISDAISHSILPGIVIGFFITQDLNSPLLILLAALTGIVTVILVEYIQKTGLVKEDTAIGLVFPALFSIGVIMIAKNANDVHLDVDAVLLGELAFAPFDRLLISGVDVGPKSLWIIGSILIVTVALLITFFKELKVSTFDAGLAASLGFSPAIIHYGLMSVSSITTVGAFDAVGAILVVALMIAPAATAYLLTTDLKKMLALAITFGVFGAISGYWFAHWLDASIAGSITSMLGLLFLIVYLFAPRKGIVAVLYREKQQRTEVSLLTFLLHLKNHSEEEERHVNHLNEHINWQKVRSKTVLELALKNNMILIKNNIVSLTEKGDDFTSQAIDYIITNEDAEIEHMKDDFFLFRG from the coding sequence ATGAATAGCGCTCAAATCGAAATACAGTTAATTGCGAGTTTGGTGGCTATAGCATGTGCTATTCCAGGCACATTTTTGGTGCTCCGAAAAATGGCCATGATAAGCGATGCCATTAGCCATTCTATTTTACCGGGCATTGTAATCGGGTTTTTTATTACCCAAGACCTCAACTCGCCTTTGCTCATTTTGCTCGCTGCTTTAACAGGAATTGTTACGGTTATTTTAGTGGAATATATTCAAAAAACAGGTTTGGTAAAAGAAGACACCGCCATTGGCTTGGTGTTTCCGGCTCTGTTTAGTATTGGTGTGATTATGATTGCCAAAAACGCCAACGATGTCCATTTAGATGTCGATGCTGTTTTATTGGGTGAATTGGCTTTTGCACCTTTTGATAGATTGCTCATTTCGGGTGTTGATGTTGGCCCAAAATCTTTATGGATTATAGGTAGCATTTTAATAGTTACAGTGGCACTATTAATTACTTTTTTCAAGGAATTAAAAGTAAGCACTTTTGATGCTGGTTTAGCGGCATCACTTGGCTTTTCGCCAGCAATTATCCATTACGGATTAATGTCGGTATCATCCATAACAACGGTTGGTGCTTTTGATGCTGTTGGCGCTATTTTAGTAGTTGCGCTAATGATTGCGCCTGCTGCCACGGCTTATCTTTTAACAACCGATTTAAAGAAAATGCTCGCACTTGCCATAACATTTGGAGTATTTGGTGCTATTTCCGGATATTGGTTTGCTCATTGGCTCGATGCCTCAATTGCAGGCTCCATAACAAGTATGTTAGGTTTGCTGTTTTTAATCGTGTATTTGTTTGCCCCACGAAAAGGCATCGTTGCGGTGCTTTACAGAGAAAAACAACAGCGCACAGAGGTATCTTTATTAACGTTTTTACTGCATTTAAAAAATCATAGTGAAGAAGAAGAACGCCATGTTAATCATTTAAACGAGCATATTAATTGGCAAAAAGTACGCTCGAAAACCGTATTGGAATTAGCGCTAAAAAACAATATGATTTTAATTAAAAACAACATTGTCTCGTTAACCGAAAAAGGTGACGATTTTACTTCGCAAGCCATCGATTATATAATTACCAACGAAGATGCAGAAATTGAACACATGAAAGACGATTTCTTTTTGTTTAGAGGGTAA
- a CDS encoding tetratricopeptide repeat protein, with translation MKKVLLFPISFLIYFTVLSQEKIPLIDYDSIYEEASQTDDSKEIIEILNRINKNDSTYCSTLISKSYYLLNLEKYNEAIEVANEGLRLNCNGSNLSFYINKGLAYTYKEKYDDALKIYNNGLKTYPKYYLLWYNKGVVLEKLNRLNEAIEAYQNAIVFNPTYARPHLQLGNLCYKQELISQALMCYNMYLLLSYDEESAFNTLKSVNNIVSDKNENEADPDFQISPDDEAFEDIDLIINNKIALNKNYETGNKINISLTKQNHALLTQLEDFEGNGGFWNKKYVPLFNWIRENHLFDHFTYTLSYSIQNEKYMKVIEQNKKEIASFMDSFYTKWYGILKENTVLFEGKKQLVTYNYYGGYVEGIGKTNNEASVGKWVFYNHNGQLKAEGKYNDQGVKTDMWTWFYENGKTKETAIYKNGMLNGENLQYHENGKPYIISNYENDKLNGAYKYYNDKGALLQHKYFKNGELDGLYKSFFNVGEELIEFSIPYKNGNVQDIATEYYANGDVYAKMPFANGKRDGLEKKYYWNKNTSSEINYKNGEFSGPYKTYYSTGNVYEIGQSLDNFYHGPWKSFYRDGTIQADYTYDKGYINGVYKYFDTDGKIYYQYLYRKGEIIEYKYFDKEGKIISEGRKKGGEFQFKGHYPNGNTASKGLYDIKGGKEGAWEFYSQNGVLTGKGNYTDNNVIGEYINYYNSGKILSKSIYKNDSLHGYFSNFYKNGQLKQQGWYKNNLAHGEWRSYFIDGTLEIINFYHKDKLHGIQKFYSCEGKLERIYKYKFGELLSEVYYDSNGDALGEINYKPQENNFTLTYQYANKKTDTEIEYVNGIKHGKYAYYDFYGNIALEGNYTNGAQDGKWIWYYENGKIESERTYLHGNLNGEVKDYFENGTIESKSHYDYGTLEGEQTVYYNNGKKAHTTEYVNDKIHGKKVFYDYNENVQLIRYYNHGTLIGYSYLDTESTELPMIPLKNETGKIKSYFNNGKIAREMEYKNGDLINNYKAFYYSGQIENEVTFVDNEYQGSDIEYYFNGKVKSNKKYQMGVLQGPTKNYYENGNIKEEINYKNGEKTGEANYYSKDGKLIKKEFYFNGDIYRSENYI, from the coding sequence ATGAAAAAAGTATTACTCTTTCCCATCTCTTTCCTAATTTATTTTACCGTTTTATCTCAAGAAAAAATTCCTCTTATCGATTATGATAGCATCTATGAAGAAGCTTCGCAAACAGATGATTCAAAAGAAATAATTGAAATATTAAATAGGATAAACAAAAACGATTCTACCTACTGCAGCACTTTAATTTCAAAGTCGTATTACTTACTAAATTTAGAAAAATATAACGAAGCTATCGAGGTTGCCAACGAAGGCTTGCGTTTAAATTGCAATGGTTCCAACCTGTCATTCTACATTAACAAAGGTTTAGCTTACACGTACAAAGAAAAATATGATGACGCTTTAAAAATTTATAACAATGGTTTAAAAACCTATCCAAAATACTATCTTTTGTGGTACAACAAAGGTGTTGTTTTAGAAAAATTAAACAGACTAAATGAAGCTATTGAAGCCTACCAAAATGCTATAGTTTTTAATCCAACCTACGCACGACCACACCTTCAATTAGGTAATTTATGTTATAAACAGGAACTTATTTCTCAAGCATTAATGTGCTATAATATGTATTTGCTGCTAAGCTATGATGAAGAAAGTGCGTTTAATACACTAAAATCTGTAAATAATATTGTATCAGATAAAAATGAAAATGAAGCTGATCCGGATTTTCAAATATCGCCCGATGACGAAGCCTTTGAAGATATTGATTTGATTATAAACAACAAAATTGCTCTAAATAAAAACTACGAAACAGGCAATAAAATTAACATCTCCCTTACTAAACAAAATCACGCGCTTTTAACACAACTAGAAGATTTTGAAGGCAATGGTGGGTTTTGGAACAAAAAATACGTGCCTTTGTTTAATTGGATACGAGAAAACCATCTTTTTGACCATTTTACCTATACACTTTCATACAGCATTCAAAATGAAAAATACATGAAAGTAATTGAGCAAAATAAAAAAGAAATCGCTTCGTTTATGGATTCATTTTATACCAAATGGTATGGTATTTTAAAAGAGAACACTGTATTGTTTGAAGGCAAAAAACAATTGGTAACTTATAATTATTATGGTGGGTATGTAGAAGGCATTGGAAAAACAAATAACGAAGCATCTGTAGGTAAATGGGTCTTTTACAATCACAATGGACAATTAAAAGCTGAAGGGAAATATAATGACCAAGGCGTGAAAACCGATATGTGGACTTGGTTCTACGAAAACGGTAAAACAAAAGAAACCGCTATATATAAAAACGGTATGCTAAACGGCGAAAATTTACAATATCACGAAAACGGAAAACCATATATTATTTCAAATTATGAAAATGATAAATTAAATGGCGCCTACAAATACTATAACGACAAAGGTGCTTTACTACAACATAAATATTTTAAAAACGGTGAGTTAGACGGTTTGTATAAATCGTTTTTTAACGTAGGTGAAGAATTAATTGAATTCTCCATCCCATATAAAAACGGAAACGTTCAGGATATAGCTACGGAGTACTATGCAAATGGCGATGTTTATGCTAAAATGCCTTTTGCCAACGGTAAAAGAGATGGTCTTGAAAAGAAATACTATTGGAACAAAAACACCTCCTCAGAAATCAACTACAAAAACGGAGAATTTAGTGGTCCGTATAAAACCTATTATTCTACCGGAAATGTATATGAAATTGGACAAAGTTTAGACAACTTTTACCACGGTCCGTGGAAATCGTTTTACCGAGACGGAACGATTCAAGCAGATTACACTTACGATAAAGGCTATATTAATGGTGTGTATAAATATTTTGATACCGATGGAAAAATATACTATCAATATCTATACAGAAAAGGTGAAATTATTGAATATAAATATTTTGATAAAGAAGGAAAGATAATAAGTGAAGGCAGAAAAAAAGGAGGCGAATTTCAATTTAAAGGACATTACCCAAATGGAAACACAGCTTCAAAAGGACTATACGACATTAAAGGTGGAAAAGAAGGAGCGTGGGAGTTTTATTCACAAAACGGCGTATTAACAGGCAAAGGAAATTATACGGATAATAACGTGATTGGGGAGTATATAAATTATTATAATAGTGGAAAAATCCTGTCTAAATCAATTTATAAAAACGATTCGCTTCACGGCTATTTTTCTAACTTCTATAAAAATGGGCAATTAAAACAACAAGGCTGGTACAAAAACAATTTAGCACATGGCGAATGGCGCTCGTATTTTATAGATGGTACGTTAGAAATTATTAATTTCTATCATAAAGATAAACTGCACGGCATTCAAAAATTCTACAGTTGCGAAGGCAAGTTAGAGCGTATTTATAAGTACAAATTTGGAGAGCTGTTATCCGAAGTTTACTATGATTCCAATGGCGATGCTTTGGGCGAAATAAACTATAAGCCACAGGAAAACAATTTTACTTTAACTTACCAATATGCCAATAAAAAAACCGATACAGAAATTGAATATGTAAACGGCATAAAGCACGGTAAATATGCTTATTATGATTTTTATGGGAACATAGCTTTAGAAGGTAATTATACAAATGGTGCACAAGACGGCAAATGGATATGGTATTATGAAAACGGAAAAATAGAAAGCGAAAGAACCTATTTACATGGAAATTTAAACGGCGAAGTTAAAGACTACTTTGAAAATGGTACGATTGAAAGCAAATCACATTATGATTATGGCACCCTTGAAGGCGAACAAACTGTTTATTATAACAATGGCAAAAAGGCCCATACAACCGAGTATGTTAACGATAAAATACATGGCAAAAAAGTATTTTATGATTATAATGAAAACGTGCAGCTCATTCGTTATTATAATCATGGAACACTTATAGGCTATAGTTATTTAGATACAGAATCAACCGAATTACCAATGATTCCGCTAAAAAATGAAACAGGAAAAATCAAAAGCTATTTTAATAATGGAAAAATAGCCAGGGAAATGGAATATAAAAATGGTGATTTAATAAACAATTATAAAGCTTTTTATTATTCGGGACAAATAGAAAACGAAGTAACTTTTGTAGACAACGAGTATCAGGGCTCAGACATAGAATACTATTTTAATGGAAAAGTGAAAAGCAATAAAAAATACCAAAT